From the Theobroma cacao cultivar B97-61/B2 chromosome 2, Criollo_cocoa_genome_V2, whole genome shotgun sequence genome, one window contains:
- the LOC18609407 gene encoding uncharacterized protein LOC18609407: MKCLGLWGWILKDQLRDERERQRGMSILWEKSETWRWLVRRTRDSKPFFWAFATICGVVPGVIGYGVMQLTNSRNPQLEAQLRQNARPESLMMGKVNQERLAEYLGELQRKEDTNDRYVAALRGETLTRNPYQRIQPIPKQKTEADIHRKKTDKA, translated from the exons TGGATATTAAAGGACCAACTGAGAGATGAGAGGGAGAGACAAAGAGGGATGTCGATACTGTGGGAAAAGAGCGAGACTTGGCGGTGGCTGGTAAGGAGGACAAGGGATTCGAAGCCCTTCTTCTGGGCCTTCGCAACCATATGCGGCGTCGTTCCGGGTGTCATAGGCTACGGCGTCATGCAGCTCACGAACTCCCGCAACCCTCAGCTGGAGGCCCAGCTGCGCCAAAATGCCCGCCCCGAATCCCTG ATGATGGGGAAAGTAAACCAAGAGCGATTGGCGGAATACCTTGGGGAGCTCCAGCGGAAAGAGGATACCAATGACCGATATGTAGCTGCTTTGAGGGGAGAGACATTGACTAGGAATCCTTATCAGCGAATTCAGCCAATTCCAAAGCAGAAGACTGAAGCTGACATTCACCGGAAGAAGACCGACAAGGCTTAG